Proteins encoded within one genomic window of Companilactobacillus zhachilii:
- the trmB gene encoding tRNA (guanosine(46)-N7)-methyltransferase TrmB, with protein MRLRNKPWAKDMINDNLDLIAIQPENMQGKWQSRFAKEQPLFIEVGSGKGRFITELAKQNPQNNYIAMEVQEGAIALVLKKQVELKLPNLQLLLANGADLSEYFAENEVDGVYLNFSDPWPKTRHEKRRLTYKSFLKQYQYILKDDGYLQFKTDNQGLFEYSLISMNNYGMKFDEISLDLHNNESLNMNNIETEYEEKFSKKGFRINYLKAQFKN; from the coding sequence ATGAGATTAAGAAACAAACCTTGGGCTAAAGACATGATCAATGACAACCTTGATTTAATCGCCATTCAACCAGAAAACATGCAAGGTAAATGGCAAAGCCGTTTTGCTAAAGAACAGCCGTTATTTATTGAAGTTGGCTCAGGTAAGGGTAGATTTATTACTGAATTAGCTAAGCAAAATCCGCAAAATAATTATATTGCGATGGAAGTTCAAGAAGGGGCCATTGCTTTGGTACTAAAAAAGCAAGTTGAGTTAAAATTACCCAACTTGCAATTGTTATTAGCTAATGGTGCTGATTTATCTGAATATTTTGCTGAGAATGAAGTTGACGGAGTTTACCTAAACTTTTCCGATCCATGGCCAAAAACGCGTCACGAAAAGCGTCGCCTAACATACAAATCATTCTTAAAACAATACCAATACATTTTAAAAGATGATGGTTATTTACAATTTAAGACTGATAATCAAGGCTTGTTTGAATATTCATTGATCAGTATGAATAATTATGGAATGAAGTTTGATGAAATTTCTTTGGACTTACACAATAATGAAAGTCTAAATATGAATAACATCGAAACTGAGTATGAAGAAAAGTTCTCAAAAAAAGGCTTCAGGATCAATTACCTGAAAGCCCAATTTAAAAATTAA